Proteins from a single region of Megalopta genalis isolate 19385.01 chromosome 3, iyMegGena1_principal, whole genome shotgun sequence:
- the LOC143258949 gene encoding protein YIPF1 — translation MDRSQTQPSESQFISFQDFPSINHGGTGDQAQLHVHTSSHQGFNNLSNDPTGIGIMEDLQGMPDKSEATSHSFWTIEYYQKFFNVSTNDVVERIKRSMVPHGSENYLISHIRPNPDLYGPFWICITLVFSIAVSGNIADYLQTANSSKYHWRYDFHIVSHAATCIFLYAWLLPLTLWGALKWTTSVRNTEEELIESYATPGLLEILCLYGYSLAIYIPVAFLWTIQIQWLQWSLVILATFLSGGVLLRSLLPVIAGRYRVIYIAVILGLHILLAVGFRLYFFHMPSNKDVNSIPVNHTQEPTALTAKMIGQIVETLTSPSS, via the exons ATGGATAGAAGTCAGACGCAACCGAGTGAATCACAGTTCATCTCCTTCCAAGATTTCCCTTCGATAAACCATGGAGGAACTGGTGATCAAGCACAATTACACGTCCACACTTCTAGTCATCAAGGCTTCAATAACCTATCAAATGACCCGACTGGTATCGGTATTATGGAAGACCTTCAGGGAATGCCAGATAAATCTGAAG CCACATCACACAGTTTTTGGACGATAGAGTACTATCAAAAGTTCTTCAATGTGAGCACAAACGATGTTGTAGAGAGAATCAAAAGGTCCATGGTTCCACATGGCAGTGAAAACTACTTGATATCCCATATAAGACCTAATCCAGATCTATATGGTCCGTTTTGGATCTGTATCACGTTGGTATTTTCTATAGCTGTTAGTGGGAACATAGCTGATTACTTGCAAACAGCAAATTCAAGCAAATACCACTGGAGGTATGATTTCCACATTGTGTCCCATGCTGCcacttgtatatttttatacgcATGGTTATTGCCCCTTACACTATGGGGTGCTTTAAAATGGACTACTAGTGTCAGGAATACTGAAGAGGAATTGATAGAG tCGTATGCAACACCTGGACTTCTAGAAATCTTGTGTTTGTATGGATATTCTCTGGCCATCTACATTCCAGTAGCTTTTCTCTGGACAATACAAATTCAATGGTTACAATGGAGTTTAGTTATACTAGCAACCTTCCTTTCTGGTGGAGTCTTGTTGAGATCTCTGCTGCCTGTTATCGCAG GAAGATACAGGGTGATCTACATAGCAGTGATCCTTGGACTACACATCCTGCTGGCAGTGGGATTCAGACTGTATTTTTTCCACATGCCATCTAACAAGGACGTCAATTCAATTCCAGTGAACCACACACAGGAACCAACCGCACTGACAGCAAAGATGATAGGACAGATAGTAGAAACTCTTACCAGTCCTTCCAGCTAA
- the LOC143258952 gene encoding uncharacterized protein LOC143258952, with the protein MSSQTKSENNVPHSTRYEYSNNNRDVDVQIDDSTSKPIEDDKKPGKRKITIQVDEDDPCLKEREKEEETVRKINIPGSDPRFQQQNQTLRCWVMYTDFHRCNKILGDGSDACTWFKQVYSSICPNDWIERWDQYRTEGKFPWHKYKTQGNFPGDKYGV; encoded by the exons aTGTCTTCTCAGACCAAGAGCGAGAACAATGTTCCGCATTCAACGAGATACGAATACTCAAACAATAACAGGGATGTTGATGTCCAGATAGATGATTCAACCTCTAAACCGATTGAAGACGATAAGAAGCCTGGAAAGAGAAAGATTACTATACAAGTGGATGAAGACGACCCATGTcttaaagaaagagagaaagaggaagagacagTCAGAAAGATTAACATTCCTGGATCAGATCCGAG ATTCCAACAACAAAACCAGACTTTACGTTGCTGGGTAATGTACACCGATTTCCATCGTTGTAACAAAATTTTAGGAGATGGATCGGACGCGTGCACTTGGTTCAAACAAGTTTACTCAAGCATATGCCCGAATGATTGGATTGAACGTTGGGATCAGTATCGAACCGAAGGAAAATTTCCTTGGCACAAGTACAAAACCCAAGGAAACTTTCCTGGGGACAAATACGGTGTATAG